CAAGGTCTTCGTCTGTAAGTTCGAAGCAGCTGGCGATGCTGTTGAACCTTCCTATAAACTCTGGTATCATCCCAAAAGAGATGAAGTCTTCGGGCTCGACATGCGCGATAAGTTCGCTGACCTTCGTATGGTCGATTTCTTTTTTATCATCTTTTTTAAAGCCTATCGTGCTTTTTCCAAGGCGTTTTGCTATAACTTTGTCGAGGTTGACGAAAGCTCCACCGACAATGAAGAGGATATTCTCGGTATTTACCTTGATATATTCCTGATTAGGATGCTTACGTCCTCCTTTTGGAGGGACATTGGCGACAGTGCCTTCTATTATTTTTAGAAGTGCTTGTTGTACGCCTTCGCCGGAGACATCGCGTGTTATAGAGACGTTAGACGTCGTTCTTCCTATTTTATCGATCTCGTCGATATATATTATACCCTGTTCAGCTTTAGCGATGTCGTAGTCGGCAGCTTGTACTAGACGTAAGATGATATTTTCTACATCTTCACCGACATACCCTGCTTCTGTAAGCGTCGTAGCGTCTGTTATCGTAAAAGGGACGTCGAGAATTCTCGCTAGAGTTTTAGCGATAAGGGTTTTTCCTGACCCCGTAGGGCCTATAAGCATGACATTGGACTTGCACAGCTCAATATCGGCGGTCTTCATAGAACGTATGCGTTTGTAATGGTTATACACCGCAACGGATATGGCTTTCTTGGCGTTTTCTTGTCCTATGATATACTCATCGAGC
The window above is part of the Waddliaceae bacterium genome. Proteins encoded here:
- the clpX gene encoding ATP-dependent Clp protease ATP-binding subunit ClpX, which translates into the protein MAKKTFSPKDTAGCSFCGRTEDAVDKLISGPDVYICDKCIRLCMGIIEKKTEHFEFNIQKPREIKKRLDEYIIGQENAKKAISVAVYNHYKRIRSMKTADIELCKSNVMLIGPTGSGKTLIAKTLARILDVPFTITDATTLTEAGYVGEDVENIILRLVQAADYDIAKAEQGIIYIDEIDKIGRTTSNVSITRDVSGEGVQQALLKIIEGTVANVPPKGGRKHPNQEYIKVNTENILFIVGGAFVNLDKVIAKRLGKSTIGFKKDDKKEIDHTKVSELIAHVEPEDFISFGMIPEFIGRFNSIASCFELTDEDLVEILTGPKNAVVKQFIHMLDMEGVKLHFTANALKKIANKASKMGTGARALRMIIEKIMLDLMFEVPSEEDIIEIVVDEKVVTSNKKPSIKRSKKKTA